One part of the Cottoperca gobio chromosome 14, fCotGob3.1, whole genome shotgun sequence genome encodes these proteins:
- the LOC115019074 gene encoding connector enhancer of kinase suppressor of ras 2-like isoform X4 yields the protein MALVMEPVSKWSSSQVVDWMKGLDDCLQQYIKTFEREKVGGDQLLRITHQELEDLGVSRIGHQELILEAVDLLCALNYGLETENLKTLSHKLNASAKNLQNFITGRRRSGHYDGRATHKLPNDFLTSVVDLIAAAKSLLAWLDRCSFFFRSPFAAVADYSVTRNNVIQLCLELTTIVQQDCSVYETENKILHVCKTLSEVCDHIISLSSDPMVSQAAHLEVVQLANIKSTEGLGMYIKSTYDGLHVITGTTEGSLADRCKKIHAGDEVIQVNLQTVVGWQLKNLVNLLRGDPAGVTLTLKKRPQSTLTSTPALLKNMRWKPLALQPIFPQSPSSSVATPTSTLSTPSRRSSCALQDLYIPPPPEEPYTPRDDKGSLSGDEPQSDVVHVAEGSESPNSYLDQECRRRFPLVEEDAILYCYEYDQNQEASSARRGSTPTYGRLRPISMPVEYNWVEDNEDLAKLKRESRRENSLLRFASEDKTPGEDFLLGRSLSQNRRKSERGSSPTHYTLVPALQMEVSLSTSSSDSASLYHVFERSSLMSRSKKKSKAGSPMSSISKRRISCRDLGQGDCEGWLWKKKDAKTYFSQKWKKYWFILKDTCLYWYMNEEDEKAEGFVSLPEFKIDRATECRRKYAFKACHPKIKTFYFAAENVDDMSRWLSRLSMAVAGYSEQEKIPQDRDYWSESDHEEMEMPSMSKQDSPPPPYDTYPRASSVSPYLEPKRGHLSSSDTFQSRSSHDDFHSESQDGSSSNNGVSPGQKSSSHRNSWQDQMESNARMHYLQTFPVEEPLLSEDRDHLAMEYRRQSTLPAQRSLLQEQYRALPLPLRSSIDSDAGGKPRSFTLPRDSGLHAILAATTAASDQRDPHHYQLDRARGSGHGRRDCRMQADSLGDLYRALEQTSLSTSADHRSASRLEYKRSFVRRVNDPLLNDKLHRLRILHSSLKNVPLQDTNRSLGFLG from the exons ATGGCACTGGTTATGGAGCCTGTGAGCAAGTGGAGCTCCAGTCAAGTGGTTGACTGGATGAAAG GCTTGGACGACTGCCTGCAGCAGTACATCAAAACCTTTGAGAGGGAGAAGGTAGGGGGGGACCAGCTGCTGCGTATCACCcaccaggagctggaggattTGGGAGTGTCCAGAATCGGCCACCAGGAGCTCATACTGGAGGCTGTGGACTTACTTTGTGCTCTG AATTACGGGCTAGAGACTGAGAATCTGAAAACTCTTTCTCATAAACTGAACGCATCAGCCAAGAACCTGCAGAACTTCATCACAGGCAGGCGGCGCAGCGGCCATTACGATGGCCGAGCCACCCATAAGCTGCCCAACGACTTTCTTACCTCCGTGGTGGACCTGATCGCCGCCGCCAAAAGCCTTCTGGCCTGGCTGGACAG GTGCTCCTTCTTTTTCAGGTCTCCATTTGCTGCAGTGGCAGATTACTCTGTGACCAGAAACAACGTGATCCAGCTGTGTCTTGAGCTCACTACAATTGTACAACAG GACTGCTCTGTGTacgaaacagaaaacaaaatccTGCATGTG TGTAAAACTCTGTCTGAAGTGTGCGACCACATTATCTCTCTGTCCTCGGATCCCATGGTGTCCCAGGCTGCACATTTGGAGGTTGTGCAGCTAGCCAACATAAAATCCACAGAAGGACTG GGCATGTATATCAAATCAACATATGATGGTTTGCATGTAATCACCGGGACAACAGAAGGA TCTCTGGCTGACCGCTGTAAGAAAATCCATGCTGGAGATGAAGTCATTCAGGTCAATCTTCAGACAGTG GTGGGCTGGCAGCTGAAGAATTTGGTGAACTTGCTGCGTGGGGACCCTGCAGGTGTCACTCTGACGCTGAAGAAACGCCCACAGAGTACACTCACATCAACCCCTGCTCTGCTCAAGAACATGAGATGGAAACCGTTGGCTCTGCAA ccaaTCTTCCCTCAGAGCCCCAGCAGCAGCGTCGCCACCCCCACCAGCACTTTAAGTACTCCATCCAGGAGGAGTAGCTGTGCCCTGCAGGACCTCTACATCCCCCCTCCTCCAGAAGAACCCTACACTCCCAG AGATGACAAGGGAAGTCTGTCGGGTGACGAGCCTCAATCGGACGTCGTCCATGTCGCAGAGGGATCTGAGTCACCAAACTCCTACCTGGACCAGGAGTGTCGCCGGCGATTTCCTCTGGTGGAGGAAGATgctatactgtactgttacgAGTACGACCAGAACCAAGAGGCGTCATCAGCCCGCAGGGGGAGCACTCCCACCTATG GCAGGCTCAGGCCCATCTCAATGCCGGTGGAATACAACTGGGTGGAAGATAACGAAGACCTGGCCAagctgaagagagagagcaggagag AGAATTCCCTGCTGCGTTTTGCAAGTGAAGATAAAACCCCGGGGGAGGACTTCCTGCTGGGACGGAGCCTGAGTCAGAACAGGAGGAAGAGTGAGCGAGGAAGCAGCCCCACCCATTACACGCTGGTCCCCGCCCTCCAGATGGAGGTCTCCCTGTCAACATCCAGCTCTGACTCTGCCTCCCTCTACCAT GTGTTTGAACGATCCTCACTGATGTCAAGGTCAAAGAAGAAGAGTAAAG CTGGAAGTCCCATGTCTTCAATCAGTAAGCGGCGGATTTCCTGCAGAGACTTGGGTCAGGGCGACTGCGAGGGCTGGCTGTGGAAAAAGAAGGATGCTAAAACCTATTTTTCCCAGAAGTGGAAAAAGTACTGGTTCATCCTGAAAGACACATGCCTGTACTGGTACATGAACGAGGAG GATGAGAAGGCAGAGGGCTTTGTCAGCCTCCCAGAGTTCAAGATTGATCGTGCCACTGAATGCAGAAGGAAGTA CGCTTTCAAGGCTTGCCATCCGAAGATAAAGACCTTCTACTTTGCAGCGGAAAATGTAGACGACATGTCCCG GTGGCTGAGTCGTCTCAGTATGGCAGTGGCAGGATACTCCGAGCAGGAGAAAATTCCCCAGGACCGAG ATTACTGGAGTGAGAGTGATCATGAGGAAATGGAGATGCCCTCGATGTCCAAACAGGACAGTCCACCACCACCTTATGACACCTATCCCAGAGCATCCTCA GTGAGTCCCTACCTGGAACCAAAACGTGGCCACCTCTCTTCTTCCGACACGTTCCAGTCCCGCTCCTCTCATGACGACTTCCACTCCGAGTCTCAggacggcagcagcagcaacaacggCGTCTCCCCCGGACAGAAGTCCAGCAGCCACCGAAACTCGTGGCAGGACCAGATGGAGAGCAACGCGAGGATGCACTACCTCCAGACGTTTCCGGTGGAGGAGCCGCTGCTTTCTGAGGACAGAGACCACCTGGCGATGGAGTATCGCAGGCAGTCCACCCTGCCCGCACAGCGCAGCCTGCTGCAAGAACAGTACAGAGCGCTGCCTCTGCCCCTCAGGTCCAGCATCGATTCAGACGCAGGAGGGAAACCCCGCAGCTTCACGCTACCCAGGGACAGCGGGCTCCACGCTATCCTGGCCGCCACCACCGCTGCATCGGATCAGAGAGACCCCCATCACTACCAGCTGGACCGGGCCAGAGGCAGCG GCCATGGACGGCGAGACTGCAGGATGCAGGCAGACTCTCTGGGAGATTTGTACCGAGCTCTGGAGCAGACCAGTCTGTCCACCTCGGCTGACCATAGATCAGCCAGCCGCCTGGAGTACAAGCGCTCATTTGTCCGCCGAGTCAATGACCCCCTGCTCAATGACAAGCTTCATCGCCTCCGGATCCTCCACAGCTCACTTAAG AATGTCCCTCTTCAAGACACAAACCGGTCTTTGGGTTTTTTAGGGTAG
- the LOC115019074 gene encoding connector enhancer of kinase suppressor of ras 2-like isoform X2: protein MALVMEPVSKWSSSQVVDWMKGLDDCLQQYIKTFEREKVGGDQLLRITHQELEDLGVSRIGHQELILEAVDLLCALNYGLETENLKTLSHKLNASAKNLQNFITGRRRSGHYDGRATHKLPNDFLTSVVDLIAAAKSLLAWLDRCSFFFRSPFAAVADYSVTRNNVIQLCLELTTIVQQCSLNVPQDCSVYETENKILHVCKTLSEVCDHIISLSSDPMVSQAAHLEVVQLANIKSTEGLGMYIKSTYDGLHVITGTTEGSLADRCKKIHAGDEVIQVNLQTVVGWQLKNLVNLLRGDPAGVTLTLKKRPQSTLTSTPALLKNMRWKPLALQSPSSSVATPTSTLSTPSRRSSCALQDLYIPPPPEEPYTPRDDKGSLSGDEPQSDVVHVAEGSESPNSYLDQECRRRFPLVEEDAILYCYEYDQNQEASSARRGSTPTYGRLRPISMPVEYNWVEDNEDLAKLKRESRRENSLLRFASEDKTPGEDFLLGRSLSQNRRKSERGSSPTHYTLVPALQMEVSLSTSSSDSASLYHVFERSSLMSRSKKKSKAGSPMSSISKRRISCRDLGQGDCEGWLWKKKDAKTYFSQKWKKYWFILKDTCLYWYMNEEDEKAEGFVSLPEFKIDRATECRRKYAFKACHPKIKTFYFAAENVDDMSRWLSRLSMAVAGYSEQEKIPQDRDYWSESDHEEMEMPSMSKQDSPPPPYDTYPRASSVSPYLEPKRGHLSSSDTFQSRSSHDDFHSESQDGSSSNNGVSPGQKSSSHRNSWQDQMESNARMHYLQTFPVEEPLLSEDRDHLAMEYRRQSTLPAQRSLLQEQYRALPLPLRSSIDSDAGGKPRSFTLPRDSGLHAILAATTAASDQRDPHHYQLDRARGSGHGRRDCRMQADSLGDLYRALEQTSLSTSADHRSASRLEYKRSFVRRVNDPLLNDKLHRLRILHSSLKNVPLQDTNRSLGFLG from the exons ATGGCACTGGTTATGGAGCCTGTGAGCAAGTGGAGCTCCAGTCAAGTGGTTGACTGGATGAAAG GCTTGGACGACTGCCTGCAGCAGTACATCAAAACCTTTGAGAGGGAGAAGGTAGGGGGGGACCAGCTGCTGCGTATCACCcaccaggagctggaggattTGGGAGTGTCCAGAATCGGCCACCAGGAGCTCATACTGGAGGCTGTGGACTTACTTTGTGCTCTG AATTACGGGCTAGAGACTGAGAATCTGAAAACTCTTTCTCATAAACTGAACGCATCAGCCAAGAACCTGCAGAACTTCATCACAGGCAGGCGGCGCAGCGGCCATTACGATGGCCGAGCCACCCATAAGCTGCCCAACGACTTTCTTACCTCCGTGGTGGACCTGATCGCCGCCGCCAAAAGCCTTCTGGCCTGGCTGGACAG GTGCTCCTTCTTTTTCAGGTCTCCATTTGCTGCAGTGGCAGATTACTCTGTGACCAGAAACAACGTGATCCAGCTGTGTCTTGAGCTCACTACAATTGTACAACAG TGCTCTCTGAATGTTCCCCAGGACTGCTCTGTGTacgaaacagaaaacaaaatccTGCATGTG TGTAAAACTCTGTCTGAAGTGTGCGACCACATTATCTCTCTGTCCTCGGATCCCATGGTGTCCCAGGCTGCACATTTGGAGGTTGTGCAGCTAGCCAACATAAAATCCACAGAAGGACTG GGCATGTATATCAAATCAACATATGATGGTTTGCATGTAATCACCGGGACAACAGAAGGA TCTCTGGCTGACCGCTGTAAGAAAATCCATGCTGGAGATGAAGTCATTCAGGTCAATCTTCAGACAGTG GTGGGCTGGCAGCTGAAGAATTTGGTGAACTTGCTGCGTGGGGACCCTGCAGGTGTCACTCTGACGCTGAAGAAACGCCCACAGAGTACACTCACATCAACCCCTGCTCTGCTCAAGAACATGAGATGGAAACCGTTGGCTCTGCAA AGCCCCAGCAGCAGCGTCGCCACCCCCACCAGCACTTTAAGTACTCCATCCAGGAGGAGTAGCTGTGCCCTGCAGGACCTCTACATCCCCCCTCCTCCAGAAGAACCCTACACTCCCAG AGATGACAAGGGAAGTCTGTCGGGTGACGAGCCTCAATCGGACGTCGTCCATGTCGCAGAGGGATCTGAGTCACCAAACTCCTACCTGGACCAGGAGTGTCGCCGGCGATTTCCTCTGGTGGAGGAAGATgctatactgtactgttacgAGTACGACCAGAACCAAGAGGCGTCATCAGCCCGCAGGGGGAGCACTCCCACCTATG GCAGGCTCAGGCCCATCTCAATGCCGGTGGAATACAACTGGGTGGAAGATAACGAAGACCTGGCCAagctgaagagagagagcaggagag AGAATTCCCTGCTGCGTTTTGCAAGTGAAGATAAAACCCCGGGGGAGGACTTCCTGCTGGGACGGAGCCTGAGTCAGAACAGGAGGAAGAGTGAGCGAGGAAGCAGCCCCACCCATTACACGCTGGTCCCCGCCCTCCAGATGGAGGTCTCCCTGTCAACATCCAGCTCTGACTCTGCCTCCCTCTACCAT GTGTTTGAACGATCCTCACTGATGTCAAGGTCAAAGAAGAAGAGTAAAG CTGGAAGTCCCATGTCTTCAATCAGTAAGCGGCGGATTTCCTGCAGAGACTTGGGTCAGGGCGACTGCGAGGGCTGGCTGTGGAAAAAGAAGGATGCTAAAACCTATTTTTCCCAGAAGTGGAAAAAGTACTGGTTCATCCTGAAAGACACATGCCTGTACTGGTACATGAACGAGGAG GATGAGAAGGCAGAGGGCTTTGTCAGCCTCCCAGAGTTCAAGATTGATCGTGCCACTGAATGCAGAAGGAAGTA CGCTTTCAAGGCTTGCCATCCGAAGATAAAGACCTTCTACTTTGCAGCGGAAAATGTAGACGACATGTCCCG GTGGCTGAGTCGTCTCAGTATGGCAGTGGCAGGATACTCCGAGCAGGAGAAAATTCCCCAGGACCGAG ATTACTGGAGTGAGAGTGATCATGAGGAAATGGAGATGCCCTCGATGTCCAAACAGGACAGTCCACCACCACCTTATGACACCTATCCCAGAGCATCCTCA GTGAGTCCCTACCTGGAACCAAAACGTGGCCACCTCTCTTCTTCCGACACGTTCCAGTCCCGCTCCTCTCATGACGACTTCCACTCCGAGTCTCAggacggcagcagcagcaacaacggCGTCTCCCCCGGACAGAAGTCCAGCAGCCACCGAAACTCGTGGCAGGACCAGATGGAGAGCAACGCGAGGATGCACTACCTCCAGACGTTTCCGGTGGAGGAGCCGCTGCTTTCTGAGGACAGAGACCACCTGGCGATGGAGTATCGCAGGCAGTCCACCCTGCCCGCACAGCGCAGCCTGCTGCAAGAACAGTACAGAGCGCTGCCTCTGCCCCTCAGGTCCAGCATCGATTCAGACGCAGGAGGGAAACCCCGCAGCTTCACGCTACCCAGGGACAGCGGGCTCCACGCTATCCTGGCCGCCACCACCGCTGCATCGGATCAGAGAGACCCCCATCACTACCAGCTGGACCGGGCCAGAGGCAGCG GCCATGGACGGCGAGACTGCAGGATGCAGGCAGACTCTCTGGGAGATTTGTACCGAGCTCTGGAGCAGACCAGTCTGTCCACCTCGGCTGACCATAGATCAGCCAGCCGCCTGGAGTACAAGCGCTCATTTGTCCGCCGAGTCAATGACCCCCTGCTCAATGACAAGCTTCATCGCCTCCGGATCCTCCACAGCTCACTTAAG AATGTCCCTCTTCAAGACACAAACCGGTCTTTGGGTTTTTTAGGGTAG
- the LOC115019074 gene encoding connector enhancer of kinase suppressor of ras 2-like isoform X3 produces the protein MALVMEPVSKWSSSQVVDWMKGLDDCLQQYIKTFEREKVGGDQLLRITHQELEDLGVSRIGHQELILEAVDLLCALNYGLETENLKTLSHKLNASAKNLQNFITGRRRSGHYDGRATHKLPNDFLTSVVDLIAAAKSLLAWLDRSPFAAVADYSVTRNNVIQLCLELTTIVQQCSLNVPQDCSVYETENKILHVCKTLSEVCDHIISLSSDPMVSQAAHLEVVQLANIKSTEGLGMYIKSTYDGLHVITGTTEGSLADRCKKIHAGDEVIQVNLQTVVGWQLKNLVNLLRGDPAGVTLTLKKRPQSTLTSTPALLKNMRWKPLALQPIFPQSPSSSVATPTSTLSTPSRRSSCALQDLYIPPPPEEPYTPRDDKGSLSGDEPQSDVVHVAEGSESPNSYLDQECRRRFPLVEEDAILYCYEYDQNQEASSARRGSTPTYGRLRPISMPVEYNWVEDNEDLAKLKRESRRENSLLRFASEDKTPGEDFLLGRSLSQNRRKSERGSSPTHYTLVPALQMEVSLSTSSSDSASLYHVFERSSLMSRSKKKSKAGSPMSSISKRRISCRDLGQGDCEGWLWKKKDAKTYFSQKWKKYWFILKDTCLYWYMNEEDEKAEGFVSLPEFKIDRATECRRKYAFKACHPKIKTFYFAAENVDDMSRWLSRLSMAVAGYSEQEKIPQDRDYWSESDHEEMEMPSMSKQDSPPPPYDTYPRASSVSPYLEPKRGHLSSSDTFQSRSSHDDFHSESQDGSSSNNGVSPGQKSSSHRNSWQDQMESNARMHYLQTFPVEEPLLSEDRDHLAMEYRRQSTLPAQRSLLQEQYRALPLPLRSSIDSDAGGKPRSFTLPRDSGLHAILAATTAASDQRDPHHYQLDRARGSGHGRRDCRMQADSLGDLYRALEQTSLSTSADHRSASRLEYKRSFVRRVNDPLLNDKLHRLRILHSSLKNVPLQDTNRSLGFLG, from the exons ATGGCACTGGTTATGGAGCCTGTGAGCAAGTGGAGCTCCAGTCAAGTGGTTGACTGGATGAAAG GCTTGGACGACTGCCTGCAGCAGTACATCAAAACCTTTGAGAGGGAGAAGGTAGGGGGGGACCAGCTGCTGCGTATCACCcaccaggagctggaggattTGGGAGTGTCCAGAATCGGCCACCAGGAGCTCATACTGGAGGCTGTGGACTTACTTTGTGCTCTG AATTACGGGCTAGAGACTGAGAATCTGAAAACTCTTTCTCATAAACTGAACGCATCAGCCAAGAACCTGCAGAACTTCATCACAGGCAGGCGGCGCAGCGGCCATTACGATGGCCGAGCCACCCATAAGCTGCCCAACGACTTTCTTACCTCCGTGGTGGACCTGATCGCCGCCGCCAAAAGCCTTCTGGCCTGGCTGGACAG GTCTCCATTTGCTGCAGTGGCAGATTACTCTGTGACCAGAAACAACGTGATCCAGCTGTGTCTTGAGCTCACTACAATTGTACAACAG TGCTCTCTGAATGTTCCCCAGGACTGCTCTGTGTacgaaacagaaaacaaaatccTGCATGTG TGTAAAACTCTGTCTGAAGTGTGCGACCACATTATCTCTCTGTCCTCGGATCCCATGGTGTCCCAGGCTGCACATTTGGAGGTTGTGCAGCTAGCCAACATAAAATCCACAGAAGGACTG GGCATGTATATCAAATCAACATATGATGGTTTGCATGTAATCACCGGGACAACAGAAGGA TCTCTGGCTGACCGCTGTAAGAAAATCCATGCTGGAGATGAAGTCATTCAGGTCAATCTTCAGACAGTG GTGGGCTGGCAGCTGAAGAATTTGGTGAACTTGCTGCGTGGGGACCCTGCAGGTGTCACTCTGACGCTGAAGAAACGCCCACAGAGTACACTCACATCAACCCCTGCTCTGCTCAAGAACATGAGATGGAAACCGTTGGCTCTGCAA ccaaTCTTCCCTCAGAGCCCCAGCAGCAGCGTCGCCACCCCCACCAGCACTTTAAGTACTCCATCCAGGAGGAGTAGCTGTGCCCTGCAGGACCTCTACATCCCCCCTCCTCCAGAAGAACCCTACACTCCCAG AGATGACAAGGGAAGTCTGTCGGGTGACGAGCCTCAATCGGACGTCGTCCATGTCGCAGAGGGATCTGAGTCACCAAACTCCTACCTGGACCAGGAGTGTCGCCGGCGATTTCCTCTGGTGGAGGAAGATgctatactgtactgttacgAGTACGACCAGAACCAAGAGGCGTCATCAGCCCGCAGGGGGAGCACTCCCACCTATG GCAGGCTCAGGCCCATCTCAATGCCGGTGGAATACAACTGGGTGGAAGATAACGAAGACCTGGCCAagctgaagagagagagcaggagag AGAATTCCCTGCTGCGTTTTGCAAGTGAAGATAAAACCCCGGGGGAGGACTTCCTGCTGGGACGGAGCCTGAGTCAGAACAGGAGGAAGAGTGAGCGAGGAAGCAGCCCCACCCATTACACGCTGGTCCCCGCCCTCCAGATGGAGGTCTCCCTGTCAACATCCAGCTCTGACTCTGCCTCCCTCTACCAT GTGTTTGAACGATCCTCACTGATGTCAAGGTCAAAGAAGAAGAGTAAAG CTGGAAGTCCCATGTCTTCAATCAGTAAGCGGCGGATTTCCTGCAGAGACTTGGGTCAGGGCGACTGCGAGGGCTGGCTGTGGAAAAAGAAGGATGCTAAAACCTATTTTTCCCAGAAGTGGAAAAAGTACTGGTTCATCCTGAAAGACACATGCCTGTACTGGTACATGAACGAGGAG GATGAGAAGGCAGAGGGCTTTGTCAGCCTCCCAGAGTTCAAGATTGATCGTGCCACTGAATGCAGAAGGAAGTA CGCTTTCAAGGCTTGCCATCCGAAGATAAAGACCTTCTACTTTGCAGCGGAAAATGTAGACGACATGTCCCG GTGGCTGAGTCGTCTCAGTATGGCAGTGGCAGGATACTCCGAGCAGGAGAAAATTCCCCAGGACCGAG ATTACTGGAGTGAGAGTGATCATGAGGAAATGGAGATGCCCTCGATGTCCAAACAGGACAGTCCACCACCACCTTATGACACCTATCCCAGAGCATCCTCA GTGAGTCCCTACCTGGAACCAAAACGTGGCCACCTCTCTTCTTCCGACACGTTCCAGTCCCGCTCCTCTCATGACGACTTCCACTCCGAGTCTCAggacggcagcagcagcaacaacggCGTCTCCCCCGGACAGAAGTCCAGCAGCCACCGAAACTCGTGGCAGGACCAGATGGAGAGCAACGCGAGGATGCACTACCTCCAGACGTTTCCGGTGGAGGAGCCGCTGCTTTCTGAGGACAGAGACCACCTGGCGATGGAGTATCGCAGGCAGTCCACCCTGCCCGCACAGCGCAGCCTGCTGCAAGAACAGTACAGAGCGCTGCCTCTGCCCCTCAGGTCCAGCATCGATTCAGACGCAGGAGGGAAACCCCGCAGCTTCACGCTACCCAGGGACAGCGGGCTCCACGCTATCCTGGCCGCCACCACCGCTGCATCGGATCAGAGAGACCCCCATCACTACCAGCTGGACCGGGCCAGAGGCAGCG GCCATGGACGGCGAGACTGCAGGATGCAGGCAGACTCTCTGGGAGATTTGTACCGAGCTCTGGAGCAGACCAGTCTGTCCACCTCGGCTGACCATAGATCAGCCAGCCGCCTGGAGTACAAGCGCTCATTTGTCCGCCGAGTCAATGACCCCCTGCTCAATGACAAGCTTCATCGCCTCCGGATCCTCCACAGCTCACTTAAG AATGTCCCTCTTCAAGACACAAACCGGTCTTTGGGTTTTTTAGGGTAG